TATTAACACGGCGTCATTATCAACAATGGTAAAAGGTACCTGTTTGAAAGACATTGTGAAGGGGATACATGCTATGAACACACTCCCTGTCCACGTACCGTTGTTTCCCTGCGCATACATCGTAAATACGGATCCGTCATCAAAACCGGGCCAGCACTGGGTTGCAATTTATTTCCGAGATGCTGAAAATGCAGAATTCTTTGACAGTTTCGGACATGCTCCAGATCATTACAACGAACAGTTCATAAACTTTATACAACGTAACACTCATTCGTATATTTGGAATGTCACATTACAGCAGAACAATTCTCAGGTGTGCGGATATTATGTTCTCTATTATTTACTAATGAAATGTTATAATTTGCCTATGAAAGATATTGTACAGCACTTTACAAATGACAAGCGAGACAATGATTCTAATGTTTTtgaatatgtatatcaatactttgaataaaaataaaattgcatatgatgtgttgttattttgtattgaCTACATTACCCCCAATATAAACATCCTGCACAACACGGCTCCACACTGGCTCCACACAGCTCCACACTGGCTCCACACAGCTCCACACGGCTCCACACTAGCTCCACACTGGCTCCACACGGCTCCACACAGTTCCTCCACACTGGCTTCACACAGCTCCACACTAGCTCCACATGGCTCCACACTGGCTCCACACTGGCTCCACACTAGCTCCACACTGGCTCCACACGGCTCCACACAGTTCCTCCACACTGGCTTCACACAGCTCCACACAGCTCCACACAGCTCCACACAAGCTCCACATGGCTCCACACTGGCTCCACACAGCTCCACACTGACTACACACAGCTCCACACTAGCTCCACATGGCTCCACATGGCTCCACACTGGCTCCACACGGCCCCACACTAGCTCCACATGGCTCCACACTGGCTCCACACAGCTCCACATGGCTCCACACGGCTCCACACAGCTCCACACTAGTTCCACACTAGTTCCACACGGCTCCACATAGCTCCACACGGCTCCATACTGGCTCCACACGGCTCCACACTGGTTCCACCCTAGCTCCACATGGCTCCACATGGCTCCACACTGGTTCCACCCTAGCTCCACATGGCTCCACATGGCTCCACACTGGCTCCACACAGCTCCACATGGCTCCACACTGGCTCCACACGGCTCCACACAGCTCCACACAGCTCCACACTAGCTCCACATGGCTCCACACTGGCTACACACTGGCTCCACACGGCTCCACACTGGCTCCACACAAGCTCCACATGGCTCCACACTGGCTCCACACAGCTCCACACTGACTACACACAGCTCCACAGTAGCTCCACATGGCTCCACATGGCTCCACACTGGCTCCACACGGCCCCACACTAGCTCCACATGGCTCCACACTGGCTCCACACAGCTCCACATGGCTCCACACGGCTCCACACCGCTCCACACTAGTTCCACACGGCTCCACATAGCTCCACACGGCTCCACATAGCTCCACACGGCTCCACACTGGTTCCACCCTATCTCCACACGGCTCCACATGGCTCCACACTGGCTCCACACAGCTCCACATGGCTCCACACGGCTCCACACGGCTCCACACAGCTCCACACAGCTCCACACTAGCTCCACACGGCTCCACACTGGCTCCACCCTAGCTCCACACGGCTCCACACTACATCATTACCCTACATAAATGGTCGTTTAAAGTTATGTGTTCATTGTGAATTTTGCGTCGGATGTAGAAACATGCCTCAGCATTGTACTTTGTGTGATATACAATTCGATAAAACATTCAACTATAAACGGCACATGGAATCGAAACATAGTCCCGAcaagacatgtacagtactgggagggtgatttggtactcaaacccTGCGGGAGCGGAAAAGTTTAAGCCCTGTCGCTCAAAGCCGCGGGATGTTCGCAGGGTGTTCGCGGCGGGTTCGCGGCGGATCCGCGGCGGGTTTGCGGCGGATCCGCGGCGGGTTTGCGGCGGATCCGCTCGACAAATCAGCCGTCATAGTCCTTCGATGACAGGCGACATGGATTAAGTCTTCCAGGCTACCTGTATACGTAATTTTCAAGAAGCAGTCTTCAGTACTGCCTGTGTAAATATAACATGCGTCCGTGAATACCAGTTTCGCATTCAGTCATTTATAGATGATCTACGGTGAAATCGTATTCGAAAGTGTTGGTATTTAGTTGTAAAATGCAAAGAATTTGTCGTTACTGTAACACATCAACGTTAGCCGTAAATTATGTGTCGTTCAATCCATGTTGAAGCTGACAATGTTTCAATATATCGAGGAAAACACTTTTGCTGATCTTGATGCAAATGGCGCTGTGTAAGTGAACTCTGAGAGGCTCACATACGagtacgttataaatataaatgaaaatatctgaatgcgtaccacttttatattgtgaatgacgaTGTGGCTAACAACAACTAAGTTTGATgacacagaatatatatatgttttagtaactacatattatgtttatgttcgaTAACACAATATTTTATGTAACAAATGAATGATAGACAACACAGATGAAAATACGGCCtgagacagatgtctgcttaTTATAATGTTTAAGTCATTATTGTCAGTGTGATTTTAATGCATTAAAATGTAAAGCATTAATGGAATGAAATAtggtaataaaaaaataatcacatgCACAGTGACACTTACACTGCGGTCGGTATTGACGATCTGCGGGGTCTGATTTTTGCCGAGTCTCTACGATtttgctattgtacaggtaataaATAACTGTCTTATGTGCTCAattatgattaaatatatttatacaagtgCGGTAACGAGCGAGTTTATATGTCTGTTTATACCCCATACATTAATTTTATGAATGTGCAGTGACATTCTCAAACGATTGAAACTTCGacgatgtcctttgtaaaaatcCTCTTGACATGTCAATCACACTTGTggcaacaaatctgagagtatATGGGCGgagc
This genomic stretch from Pecten maximus chromosome 13, xPecMax1.1, whole genome shotgun sequence harbors:
- the LOC117340562 gene encoding uncharacterized protein LOC117340562 gives rise to the protein MWSHVELGWNQCGAMWSHVELGWNQCGAVWSQYGAVWSYVEPCGTSVELVWSCVEPCGAMWSCVEPVWSHVELVWGRVEPVWSHVEPCGASVELCVVSVELCGASVEPCGACVELCGAVWSCVKPVWRNCVEPCGASVELVWSQCGASVEPCGASVELCEASVEELCGAVWSQCGASVEPCGAVWSQCGAVWSQCGAVLCRMFILGHLGNKLQPSAGPVLMTDPYLRCMRRETTVRGQGVCS